From the Hoplias malabaricus isolate fHopMal1 chromosome 13, fHopMal1.hap1, whole genome shotgun sequence genome, the window GTCAAATAACTAATGGTGTAATCCTGATACAGGCCTAGATCTTTAGGAGCACAACTGGGCTGAGGATCACCACTTTGCCAAAAGAATGTTTGAAACAATGATTGAAAGGTTTGAAATACAATTTTCCTTAAGGAAAGAGGGGAAGGGTTTATATCCTATGGTGCATAACAGTGTAGCTGGAGAtatgttttatttgattattttcatataaaagATTTGATTTTTATGGGACTTTAATCTAAAGAACTTAGTCTAGTCGATCATGTGTTTAAAACAAACTTTAATCATGATTCACCAGCAGCTATCTAGATATTATATGTGTgtcattttgttaaaattatgtaaaacatggttttgtctgaatgatattactttgtgttaccatataatcttttatactGCATCTTAATTAATCTCTCTCAAATGTAATCCACTCACTCGGGGCTTTCCTGAAATAATAGGCTCATGTGAGAGATTCGTGTGTaactttttatttcataataatttcaaattcattcattcattatctgtaacccttatccaattcagggtcgcggtgggtccagagcctacctggaatcattgggcgcaaggtaggaatacaccctggagggggcgccagtccttcacagagcaacacagacacacacacacacggacactttggagtcaccaatcaacctaccaacgtgtgtttttggactgtgggaggaaaccggagcacgcagacacagagagaacacaccgcactcctcacagacagtcacccggaggaaacccacacagacacagagagaacacaccacactcctcacagacagtcacccggaggaaacccacacagacacagggagaacacacaacactcctcacagacagttacccggaggaaacccacacagacacagggagaacacacaacactcctcacagacagttacccggaggaaacccacgcagacacagagagaacacacaacactcctcacagacagttacccggaggaaacccacgcagacacagagagaacacaccacactcctcacagacagtcacctggaggaaacccacacagacacagggagaacacaccacactcctcacagacagtcactactGAATTGAAAGAACTCCCAATCAGAATTCAAACAAGGGAAAGGATTTACCtcctcaatccctgaggaccaatGGGTCCTGAGGCCTGGTTTTAAACCATTGGCTCTGAAACATTTGAGTCACTTTTGGTCAGTCTTAGACAAGTCAGTCGCAGGCAGTCATGAAGTCTAGTTAGTCATGAGTCTTTATAAGAAAAAGAGTCATGAAGTCAAAGTCAGTTAAATGGTAAGAAGAAGTTTGTCTTACGAGTCCAAGGATTTAGTCATGAAGAAAAGAGCTTGTTCTTAGTCAGTTTTAGCTCTTGGaacatagagaaagagagaagaaagattggggggtggggtggggtggtggtAGTCACTATTAATACTAGAACATATCACATGTGCTTTCATTGTTTTCCATAGATGAGGAATTTTGCACACTTTACAAAGAAAAGGCATGTCTGTGGAGTAAGATCGTGCAGGTGCTGGACTACGGCTGCCTGTAGTCTTTACAGGAAAACGGGTAAAATCCCCGGATTATTGAAGCCAGAACAACAGAGCGAGGTGtaactcaaaataaacgaggctgtgaatttgttacagcactgtttaatcagtcggacccttatagaaatgtaagtcagtaataaactagttcccagcgatgcccagttcctttatcaagtgtagatCACTTGGTCGATAAAATGTTTAGGTGCTTAGTTTCAGAAATCTTAAATGCTATCTTGTTGGTTTCTGGTaaacgagttgctttaatgtcatctcaacacagtgcctcagttttgtagttttgtatgaacagaaaatttccgtgatcacacacacactgtcagcaactgacaagataaactgtttttatagtttgtttacAGTAATAAGAAATAATAACAAAGATATTGATACAAAACACCATAGCTTCCCCAGACCTTCCAATGTCAAGGgtgtgtattttgggctttcctgtttttgaaatgccagaaacacctctgtgacaaagGCTAAGGCTAATGGCGATCTGGCTAAACTAGGCTAGGCTAATCTAGACAGCCCAATATGTTCCATGGCTGCATCTTTCTGGCTGTTCCCATTCTGCTGGAAGTACATTATGTCCAAAGTCACATAGGTTTTATCGTTTCACAAAGAGATACATGGTTTTAGCAGTAGATGGCAGTAGACTAACGCCATACTCGTCCTCCCTGACCGGTTCAGGacggtaataataataatgcagatACACAGAGCCACCGTTGTTAAGCAGAAACGGTCAAAACACAGGCACAGACACAAATCTATTTGCATTTTGAGGAAGGCATTAAAGTTTGTGTGTATCAGTGTCGCCACAACAGAGTTCACCCCTCCCTCTACATTCTAAAAAGACGGTACATTTGAACACAATTGGGGAAACGGTTAAAAAATGCAATATACATATTATCTTCTCAAAATAAAGGGGACGTATATAAGTGGGATATATATAAAGCATGGTAGCGTCATTTCTCCATTTAGGCGGAAGCAGGGGCCTCTATTTTCTGATCGGGGGTTTCTGCCTTTCTAGTTGACCGACTTATCACAGTAATATAATGCGACAAAAAATTTTCAGGCCGTCGCTCACCAGCCTTAGTGAGCTCAGGTACGAAATGAGTTGCTCTCTGTACAAACCATGATCAAATTTCAGAGCATGTACTGAAGTCTATTCCAAACAAGTACCTATTCTTTAGTTGTGTTTGAACATAAacattgtccaaagaaaaccataGATTTCAGTTTTTCAAGATATTCAGTTTTGTGCTGCATTCAAACGCACCAAtacaaacatttacattaaataaagtGTATTTGAGCGTTCTATATAACGTCAAATGTGTACAAGAGTTTGACAGACTGAAAATACTTCCCTTTACCTGTGAAGGTTATTCTGCAGGTTTTGCCCTGAGATGATATGCTAGCAGTTTTCCAAGTGACCGGGATCATAAAAAAATGTAGTAAAGAGTAGGGGAACCGACCAACATTTGTGTATGAGAGGGTAAATAAAGATCATATATGGTTTTTAACATCTGGCTAGAGGCCTGTTTTGCTGAGAGTAAACATTATTTCAGTGTTTGAGCTTGCTGATAGCCCCCTATCACTCAGGTATACTGGCACTGCCAGCCTTTTTCACTGACCTTTGAGTTTTTACAGCATGCCATATCAGAGTATTGATTCAACATTTTCTGTCCAAAGACAACCAAAACTATGTGGCATCATTATGGGCTGGTAAATATTGAATATCACATAACACATCAAATAAGAACCAGGAAAACGAGTGAAAAGTCTTTTCAAACAGACGCCAACAGGTGATAAGACGTATCAATGGGGCCAAGACATTAATTCAAGAATACATTTATCTCTATGCTTTGCGGCGCCTGTTAAGACATGTGAGCGTCTGTCATAGAAATTATACTCCTGCCCTCTCAggagtggtgcagcaggtaggtgtcgcagtcacacagcttcagggacctggaggttgagggttcccGCTCCGCTCACAGCgggtctgtgaggtgtgtggtgtgttctccccgtgtctgcgtgggtttcctcccacagtccaaaaatacacacgttgttaagtggattggcgactcaaaagtgtccgtagctctgtgtgtgtgtgagacgccacctctagggtgtgttcccgccttgcgcccagtgattccgggtaggctccggacccaccacgaccctgaactggataagcacttacagacaatgaatgaatttccagAGTAGCATTTGTTTGGTGGTGGCACGGATGTAAGCAGTGCCATTTAATAGAAAGCTTTTAATGATAGTTTGAGTTTCCATTTCTGTGACTTTTCCCATGCTTATGCAAACGGATTCTCTCATATCTAATCTTTTCAGGCATAATTCCTGAAGAATGAGTAATTTGTGCATAACAGTCATTCTGAATATTTCAAAACACCCTATGCTTTAGATATTTGCCAGTCATTTTatagcatttctactggtccatttaTTGTGAATGTTTTGTGTAATTTACGTTTGTTGTtgatatcattcattatctgcaacccttatccagttcagggtcgcggtgggtctagagcctacctggaatcattgggcgcaaagcgggaatacaccctggaggggacacaggtccttcacagggcaaaacagacacacacacacacacacacacattcactcacacctacggacacttttgagtcaccaatccacctaccaacgtgtgtttttggactgtgggaggaaactggagcacccggaggaaccccacgcagacacagagagaacacaccacactcctcacagtcagtcacctggaggaaacccacacagacacagggagaacacaccacactcctcacagacagtcacccggaggaaacccacgcagacacagggagaacacaccacactcctcaacccacgcaaacacagggagaacacaccacactcctcaacccacgcaaacacagggagaacacaccacactcctcacagacagtcacccggaggaaacccacgcagacacagggagaacacaccacactcctcaacccacgcagacacagggaatacacaccacactcctcacagacagtcacccggaggaaacccacacagacacagggagaacacaccacacttctcacagacagtcacctggaggaaacccacgcagacacagggagaacacaccacactcctcacagacagtcacccggaggaaacccacgcagacacagggagaacacaccacactcctcacagacagtcacccggaggaaacccacacaggagcgggaatcgaacccacaacctccaggtccctgaagctgtgtgactgcgacacctacctgctgcgccactgtgccgccctgttgTTGTTATGtttactaaaaaaaatatatatagaggttagaaattaatatatttaataactataatatatttaacttggctttcttttccttttaaataaacaatagtTGCACAATTAAATATTTGCAATCTAAAGGCTTAAAATCTGCTGCACAGGCTTTATTACTCATAACTTTTAATCATATGTACTAATATAATCTGTCCTATTAACATAACTTTTTAAAGATCCATGTTCATGAACGTCTATGTTGATGACCAACTGTGTTTAGTTGCTTACAGTGACACAGGTTTAGcaagacaacaacaaaaaaaaaactagcttGAACAAACTTAAAAGATAACATCCTGTTCTTTTAGCTGTCCTTGGGATGCAGTTTCAAATCGTAACTAAAAGTGTTGCTGAAAGCCATATGATTATCCAGAGCAAACacgagcaacacacacacacccccaaaaATAAACTAATGGCTTCACTGCCAAGATAAACATTAACACAAATGTTCACTCCTTCACTTTGATAGTTCACCTCCCATAAGCCCAATTCATATAAATCATTAGCACAAATGCCTTATTACTCAAtaggtttacctagcttaaatACACAATGAATAATATTCAcctataaatgttttaatatcacACGCCTCTTCTGAACGACTGAAGCTGTCCACCATTTTAGTAAATGAGAGAAACGTGAATAAAGAACTGTGAGAaattagagctggacgatacagccaaaatttatatcatttcTTATTTTCGGTTAATACGATATAAATCCGATATCgaacaataaaaaagacacaaaaaagCAACgtatcaccatcaaacaacctcttggtcaatattaatatttttaaacaaactaaatttaactgaggtggattggcgactgaaaagtgtccgtaggtgtgtgtgacgccctgtgaaggactggcgccccctccagggagtattccGGGTTTCTTCCTATAACATTCTATGAGAGTACATTCACAGAAAAAATCCCCCAAAAcatatggtagaggtacattattgtcactgaatgtacaaacagtgtaaatgcacctttaaaaatgtacagcagtggtttCAATGTCCACTTTCGTTCCCTAAAGGtaaattacattctcttctccagaaggagaggagaatatttttaagatttcattacagaactgtgcaaaataaaagtaGTCCTGGAAATTAAACTGGGTGTGTGAAGTTAACTTTTGAAATCTAAAGCAACAAGTACCGCCACCGTGACAGGTTCTGAGAATGTAAAAAGGTCTTCACACCATCCCACATTTCCAAGAATAGCGAAATTAAAGAAGCTGCTACTGAAGGGTGATTTCAGGAAGCAAAAGTGGGTTCTTAATTGACACAGTGCACAGGGCCTTTGTGCTATCATCTTCagttttcaaaaatatatacttCTCCAAAACTGGAAAAATTTGAGCTTTAAGCTTTGATAAGAATTGAATTTTATGACAAGTGCTTGAGAGCAAATTTATTACATTGGCAACACAGCTCATGCAGCAACAAGCTATGATATACAGTCCTTGTGAAACAGAGCAAGCGTGGATGAAacaacatttcaaaatgttcttaaatcacagaaagacaTTTACAACACAGTATGTTCCTCTGAGCACTTCACATTACCTAGGCTTGGTCAGTCACTGATACACCTACTGGTGTCAGGCATAAAACCGTGGAAGGTCGTTTACCATGTTCAATCCTTATTTCCCCAGTTTCCttgatttgttgttgtttccctTGTCTTCTTCCATGGCTTTCTCCAGCCAGTCATTGTCCTGGTCAGATTCTGATTCACTCACCTCACTGGCATCAGCTGCTAGGAGGCGTGAGTAGTTGATTCTGCGCTGACGAGGGATCCTCCATTGCAACACAGCTAGAGCGACACACCACAGtgccagcatcactgctgcacCCTGGAAGAGCACCCCTACTCCAAACGTCTGCACCACAAATCCCCCCGCCAGGCTGCCAAGACCGGCCCCAAGATCCAGAAACAGGGCCTCAAAGACTCTGTACACTGCTTTCTCAGTTCCTGGAGATGCAATATCCACACACTGAGCCTCTATTGACCACCAGAGAGCACCAGAGCTAAGTCCGGCCAACAGCTGTGCAGGAATTGCAGCCCATGGAGCCCATAAGAAAGAGAAGTAAAGGCACTGCACACAAAGACCCGAAATTGCAAGAAGCAGAAGCCTCCCATGGGATTTTAGAAAATGGGATGCAATTCTATTCAATGGGGCAAAGACAGCTTGGCATAAAGGTGCCAGGGCCAAAGCAATGCCCATTTGAAGCTCTGATGCACCATGATCCTGCATCTGCCATAGCAAGAAGTCAGATAAAGTTGAGCTTGCCATGCCAGAAAGGAGGGCACTGATGGCACAGAGCAATGCCCGTGAATCCCCTCGCACCAACTGCAGGGCCTTCAAGCCACTGCCAGGAAGTCTCTCACGTTTGTGACGGTAGAGAGGCAGCACAGCAGCTACAGGCACCATTATGACCATAAATATGGCATAGGCATAAATGTGCAACACAGGTCCAATGACGCAGTATAGGAGGTATACTAGGATTCCAGTGCTTCCCATGCCTCCTGCAATCCCCAGGAGTCTCCATGGTTTAACCATTGTATGGCGGTCTGTTGCATCCACAAAATCCAGGTACTCATGCAGCCCATCATCAGCTATCCACTCCAACGGGGCAGATATGACCATCCACACCCCAACTACAATCATcaccaaaaagaacatttgaTGTTGGGCGTCCATGACCTTCAAACTTGCAAGAAACCCAGGATGAGCAACATCAGTCTCCTGCTTTTCTTTGCGTCTTTTTAAAGACCTCCTGCTTCTTTCTGGAGTGGGGTTCTGCATGGTTTTTGTTTCCAGATCCACTTGGGTACTAGTTGCATTTGAACCTGCATCGACTGTCCGAGTCTCAGAAGGACTTTGAGTGCTGGAAGTAGATGTGCTGCTGACTGTCAATGCAGGCCTATATTCAGAGACCATGTTGAACGCTGAATTAACAATGGTTGAATTGACAACCGGAACAGAGAATGTTTTGGTCTGAGGTCCAGGACTAGTGAAGTCAAACACGTGTACCGTTTGATTATCATTTTGTTGACTAACATTAcacctttcactctctctgttcacTCCTATAGGTGGGAATAGCAGAAGTGTCATAGCAGCCATTGACGAGCAGATGACAGACCCTATTAAGAACACCCGTCTTTTGTTATGGCGCCTCGCCAGGCTGCTGGAGATGGGCCTCCAAACCAAAGCCACTAGGTGTTTGACCGCCATGATGACACCTGTCATGGCAGCGGTAAGGCCAAGGTGGCGGAGGTAAAGGGTGAGGAAAGGCAGAAGACATCCTGAGGCAAagcaaatgaaaaaatgaaagatGCCTGCCAAGCCCACAGCTCCTTTGATGTCCCACTGCATGCTTCTCTTCATAACGGCTCCCACCATGCCAGTAAGTTATACAAAGAGCCCTACAAAGTGAAACATAGAAAGCTTGCAGTTAACAGCAGTTTGCAAAAGAAGGTacagagttaaaaacaggccttTTTGTGGCTAGTTTTTTGTGGCTAGCTCATGGAAAACTACACAACACTTATCTATTTATCAAATGATGTCagatacattaaatatatataactgtccataaataaagaatttaaaaaaaaaaaaaaaaaaaatcacacttgGGTATTAAGTTTATACGTTTATACCAACCTGCGAAATTACCCTTTAAGATGCACTCCTTGTTGACAGTGGTGTTCAAATATGTACACAGTTTGAATAAACTTCATTGAAATCATTTGGAAATACATTTGAAAGGCATTTCGATTGGAAAGATCACACGTGAACATACGACCACAATGCTCAATATCAAAAACAGACTTGCAATGTATAACCTCATTTGGCCTTGACTGGCACTGACCCATTGTGAGCCTGGTTGCCTGAACTCAGTCACGAGTCTCCCTAAGATGGGCCAGTCCTGTAAATGTCAAACATGGCATGGATTAATCCAAAATATGTCGACTATCTGAGTAGGATCAAATTAAGCCGAGTCCTCAACTAAACTTATTGTAGTGATGGTAGACTTCAATTTCGCCTTTCCAGTTGTGTTAAGTCGTAATTCTTGTCTGGGAAATGGACCAGTGTAATATTGTTCTTAGCAACATAAACACTTCAGTAATTATTAGTCTTAGTCTTATTACCTGCCAATCAGTACAAACCTGGAGGGACCTGAAAGGAGGACATTTCCACATTCTGGAATAAAGCTGCTTCTATTCAGTTCAGAGCTATGAGAATTATTTTTATCCTTATTTACATGCAGAATTAAACAGGTCATACTGCGCAAAGGACAGTTGTTTAAAGATGTGCTTCCATGACTGAGATGCCATTTCTGCTCTACTAAAGTTACACTTAAAAATAGCCTTCATAAGCaggtaaaatgtattttaaacacagGTAAAGTGTTCTGTACAACAAGATGTTTTACATGTTACACATAAATGGACATTGATATATGGATTTGGATATACATGGAGAACAAGCTCTTGACAGTGATTCGAGGCATGGTGTGAAAACACAACCCCAGGCTCCTAGAGATGTGCCGCCATGCCGCCTGAAAACACTCAAAAACATCCAGAACATTCCACGGTACAGATATACTACAGCAATGTGCGTGACTGAAATTTtcattaaaacataataaaggCCTAGTtaagtgtgtgacagtgacttaCTGACAAGGTAAATAAACTGTAGGTTGAAAATGAAGTTTTTAAGTAATTAagataccaaaaaaaaaaaaaaattttttttataaaattcgtGTAAGCTCTTGAATGTCCTTGCACCATTAGCATCGATGCTACATTTTGGTTTGTGTGgcgaaaaataaataaaaataataaaacgtTAAGTTAAACCACTGCTAGCTAGCAAAGAAGCTTTTAGTAAAAAATGAGTAATTTTTCTAAGATTGTAAACCCTGTAAAACCTTCCTGAGCGCTCCACAATGATagataatgtgtttatttttgaacattttttagatttttgatAGTAGTTTTTGTAACATGCTCCGGCTGTAAACCGTATTGAGAAAGAAATTCTTGTATTATTAATGTTCTTCAAAAACACCCCTGTATTTAACCCGTTGCCGGTTTTGTGAAAAACCTCGAACAGCGTCACTGTAAACACCTCAGACCCAGCTCTTCAAGTCCCGCTGGATGAACCTGTGCTATTCACCTGTTTCAGCGGTTGTACACGTCACGCGCTGACTTAACTGAAGTAGTACGTTTGAATGACTAACGTTACCTTCAATATCGCGTCTCTAAAAGAGAGTTGTGGCCATCTTTCCAGCTACGTACCAACTAGAAATAATCCTCCATTTCCATACGGTTTCAAAGTTAACAGTTGCTTTACTTCTtcttctgagagagagaaaggagccGAGATCAGTGACGAGGAGAGAGCGGCTCACCTTTCTGGCTTCATTGACTCTGACTAGAGCGCCCTCGGTCGGCAGGGATAAGAACTACACCTTCATTAAAACAAATCAGAAACACATCACGAGGTAAGAGCTCAAATACACCAGGCCTCAAAACTGTACCCATTGTGGACTCACAACAACAGAATCTCAGTAgacaaagtaaaacaaaatgggAGCGTCCGGAGCAGTAACATGTGAGTTTACCATTTCCATTAAGGTTACACCCCCACCCCAGGAGACACGGCGTTCTTTTGAGTGAAGGAGTTTTAGCATGTTAAAGGTGTTGAGAAGATTAAGAAGATTAAACTGCAGTCATGAGAGGGGATGTGGTGACGTAATCAGGTGTCCAATTACATTTGGCCACGTATACTTTTGTAATATACACAAATCATTATTTACGTAGCTGTGATGTTGAATATTGATTGTGTTTATCACTCAACCTTTgcttatatgtatatatatatatatatataacagaaaaaggaaatagatTCCTTTATTCACTAATATGTTTGAGTAGACAACAATCCTAATACTCAGGAAAGACCATCagcattttgtgctgcataaatacaACTCCTTATTACCTAGTTCTGAACAgaacatcattatcatcatcatcatcatcatcttttctgaTTATCCATTTGCCaataaatttattttgttgAGTCTGTGTGCAAACATTTGCTGTCAAAATTTATTTAGGTATAGAGCAAAGTAGTGTGAAAAGGCAAACacactataaaacacacaatgagTTTAACAGTTTTATGCAATATAATATTTGAGATATTTTATAAATTGCCAATAATCTGTAACCCTGACCAGCAGATGTTTTTCTCCTCTTCGTCCAAAAATATGGATGAAAATATTACTGtcaaataaattacatattgCACCACATTCAGAAAGACTCTCTAAAGGCAAATCCcaccacatttaaaacatctcTGCACTTTAAATGGCCAAAGTCTAGACAAAGGTTTGATATTTACCACATCATTAAAAGACAAAAATGCAAAGTATACATGTGGACTCACTGAATGTTTTacactggaaatgaaataaaactgctatatttgtgttgtagacattGTGTTTTCTGATTCCGCTCACCACCACAGTAAATAAATACGAATATGTAATTTACACTCCACAGTCACCACTTCATATCAGACCTGTTCAAAAGACTGTTTACATTTCAGTTACTGAAtcacacagaaatgttcaaaaaacatGGCATTGCCCTTTTAAGAAATACTGTAGATATTCTGTAACTGAGCTACAGCCCCATCTGCTGGAAAGAACAATTTTGGGCACTTGTAAGGTACTACTGCAAACAGCTGAACAGTACAACAAACAACAGAGAAAGCCCTGCGAAATTGCACTAAACACACAATATGGACTGCATAGTTCACACAGGCGGTGTTCTCTTAATGTAGATTTGTTCTGAAGCAGCTGTAgcactgttttgtttaaattcatGACTGATCACTGGTCTATAAAATGGTGGACAGTGTTCACAGAATATATTGATCAGTCACATTGACAAAAATCA encodes:
- the mfsd6l gene encoding major facilitator superfamily domain-containing protein 6-like: MVGAVMKRSMQWDIKGAVGLAGIFHFFICFASGCLLPFLTLYLRHLGLTAAMTGVIMAVKHLVALVWRPISSSLARRHNKRRVFLIGSVICSSMAAMTLLLFPPIGVNRESERCNVSQQNDNQTVHVFDFTSPGPQTKTFSVPVVNSTIVNSAFNMVSEYRPALTVSSTSTSSTQSPSETRTVDAGSNATSTQVDLETKTMQNPTPERSRRSLKRRKEKQETDVAHPGFLASLKVMDAQHQMFFLVMIVVGVWMVISAPLEWIADDGLHEYLDFVDATDRHTMVKPWRLLGIAGGMGSTGILVYLLYCVIGPVLHIYAYAIFMVIMVPVAAVLPLYRHKRERLPGSGLKALQLVRGDSRALLCAISALLSGMASSTLSDFLLWQMQDHGASELQMGIALALAPLCQAVFAPLNRIASHFLKSHGRLLLLAISGLCVQCLYFSFLWAPWAAIPAQLLAGLSSGALWWSIEAQCVDIASPGTEKAVYRVFEALFLDLGAGLGSLAGGFVVQTFGVGVLFQGAAVMLALWCVALAVLQWRIPRQRRINYSRLLAADASEVSESESDQDNDWLEKAMEEDKGNNNKSRKLGK